In the genome of Lacerta agilis isolate rLacAgi1 chromosome 2, rLacAgi1.pri, whole genome shotgun sequence, one region contains:
- the ZCCHC10 gene encoding zinc finger CCHC domain-containing protein 10, whose product MATPMHRLIARRQAEANKQHVRCQKCLEFGHWTYECTGKRKYLHRPSRTTEFKKALQEKEKQLLQQSSGECTTDRKSKKKRSKSVTSSSSSSSASSASESSSESEDSSSSSSDDSDSDESTSSSSSSPSSSSSSSSSDFETDSSSSSSSSSSSTDSSTDDEPPKKKKKKSNLVQC is encoded by the exons ATGGCGACTCCCATGCACCGCCTTATCGCTCGGAGACAGGC GGAAGCAAACAAGCAGCATGTGAGATGTCagaagtgtttggaatttggacACTGGACCTATGAATGTACAGGGAAAAGAAAATATCTGCATAGACCATCAAGGACAACAGAGTTTAAAAAAGCACTTCAGGAAAAAGAGAAGCAACTATTACAACAGAG CTCTGGAGAATGCACTACAGACAGGAAGAGCAAGAAGAAGAG GTCTAAAAGTGTCACaagttccagcagcagcagcagcgccagctcAGCCAGTGAGTCATCATCTGAGAGCGAAGattcctcatcctcctcttcgGATGACAGTGACAGTGATGAAagcacttcctcttcctcatcaTCCCCCTCTTCAAGTAGTTCTTCCAGTTCTTCTGACTTTGAGACAGATTCTAGTTCctccagcagtagcagcagcagcagcacagacagcaGCACGGATGATGAGccgccaaagaaaaagaagaagaaaagtaatcTGGTGCAGTGTTAG